The Desulfotignum phosphitoxidans DSM 13687 genome has a window encoding:
- a CDS encoding TIGR04211 family SH3 domain-containing protein, whose amino-acid sequence MRLFSFLLVSLILVFSTVAGYSQSRTGYVTDRLILTFRQGPGPSYPVVKTLESDTRMTLLDEQGGYYKVRLSSGDTGWVEQQFVTFDTPKSQIIQQMKQEHAALKKQFTELSTAHEQLKNKLATMSENTEDLYQVLEKNKRLENENQQLAARVAALENESENLFKTRMIKWFLAGFGVIFIGWILGQTVSGRNRRQSSLLQ is encoded by the coding sequence ATGCGACTATTTTCTTTTCTTTTGGTAAGTTTGATTCTTGTTTTCAGCACGGTTGCGGGCTATTCCCAATCCCGTACCGGCTATGTCACAGACCGGCTGATTCTGACCTTCCGGCAGGGGCCCGGACCGTCGTATCCCGTGGTGAAAACCCTGGAAAGCGATACCCGGATGACCCTTTTAGATGAACAGGGCGGGTATTACAAGGTGCGGCTGTCAAGCGGTGACACGGGTTGGGTGGAGCAGCAGTTTGTGACATTTGATACGCCCAAATCCCAGATAATCCAACAGATGAAACAAGAACATGCCGCGTTGAAAAAACAGTTCACAGAATTGTCCACGGCCCATGAACAGCTCAAAAACAAGCTGGCAACCATGTCCGAAAATACGGAAGATCTCTACCAGGTCCTGGAAAAAAACAAACGACTGGAAAACGAGAACCAGCAGCTGGCCGCAAGGGTTGCAGCGCTGGAAAATGAATCAGAAAACCTGTTTAAGACCCGTATGATCAAATGGTTTCTGGCCGGGTTCGGGGTCATTTTTATCGGATGGATTCTGGGCCAGACCGTTTCAGGCAGAAACCGCAGACAAAGTTCTTTGCTCCAGTAA
- a CDS encoding DNA integrity scanning protein DisA nucleotide-binding domain protein, giving the protein MDQALYRKLCVANIINGVTEGLSKFSHPSRVALIYAADPADPVKVLDPQDLLRGHGVKIHTMFSAKESQWQTRIRTVIDGQPEGFQIPENDLALSGLISYGCCCSDFFYQAWFTEHHPDLCSIYPAQRWLEQAATLLIHDYNGKNAPIHSSEYALENYALQAIADHIVDQRDRHLAHDSKLQVPAILNHVLEISKTREEGAWPRGVLFFCDPAQIAKIEFITRIQKHQRPQLFNIKHIRKLMVAVEDSHRKLVSDGRTIIGITDEPVPDDAIAVHFRGDYGFLDIKDTRIASFFDGSFHSITREARLVELEELLLDTDLDTDRATVLFQVVSHLVHNAGRARHGCTLVIDLNDPPTRLSGHVLDPPLSLMETRNIELACSLLKIDGAVHLTADTCIHGFACLLDGRTIEWEKMARGARYNSALRFSAANSGIIVVVVSADRPVSIIYNGIEISAFSDWRPMSQHIPEPVVLENYLNGVLL; this is encoded by the coding sequence ATGGATCAGGCGCTGTATCGAAAATTGTGTGTGGCCAATATCATCAACGGGGTGACCGAAGGGTTGTCCAAGTTTTCACACCCCAGCCGGGTCGCGCTGATTTATGCCGCAGATCCGGCAGACCCTGTGAAGGTGCTGGATCCCCAGGATCTGCTCCGGGGACACGGGGTGAAGATCCACACCATGTTCAGCGCTAAAGAAAGTCAGTGGCAAACCCGGATCCGCACGGTCATTGATGGGCAGCCCGAAGGGTTTCAGATTCCGGAAAACGATCTGGCCCTTTCCGGCCTGATTTCATACGGCTGCTGCTGCAGTGATTTTTTTTACCAGGCCTGGTTCACGGAGCACCATCCGGATTTATGTTCCATTTATCCGGCCCAGCGGTGGCTGGAACAGGCGGCCACGCTGCTGATTCATGATTATAACGGTAAAAACGCCCCGATTCATTCATCGGAATATGCCCTTGAAAATTATGCCCTGCAGGCCATTGCCGATCATATTGTGGATCAACGGGACCGGCACCTGGCCCATGACAGCAAACTTCAGGTGCCGGCCATTTTAAACCATGTCCTGGAAATTTCCAAAACCCGGGAAGAGGGGGCCTGGCCCAGAGGGGTGCTGTTTTTCTGTGATCCCGCACAGATTGCAAAAATTGAATTCATCACCCGGATTCAAAAACATCAGCGGCCTCAGCTGTTTAATATCAAACATATCCGCAAGCTGATGGTGGCCGTGGAAGATTCCCACAGAAAACTGGTGTCCGACGGCCGGACCATCATCGGCATCACGGATGAACCCGTGCCTGATGATGCGATTGCGGTCCATTTCCGGGGGGATTACGGGTTTCTGGACATCAAGGACACCCGGATTGCGTCGTTTTTTGACGGCAGTTTTCATTCCATCACCCGGGAGGCCCGGCTGGTGGAGCTGGAAGAACTGCTTTTGGACACGGATCTGGACACGGACCGGGCCACGGTGCTTTTCCAGGTGGTGTCCCATCTGGTGCACAATGCGGGCCGGGCCCGCCATGGCTGCACCCTGGTGATCGACCTCAATGATCCGCCCACGCGGCTGTCCGGCCATGTGCTGGACCCGCCTTTAAGCCTGATGGAAACCCGGAACATTGAACTGGCCTGTTCTCTGCTGAAAATCGACGGGGCCGTTCATCTGACCGCAGACACCTGTATCCATGGATTTGCCTGTCTGCTGGACGGCCGCACCATTGAATGGGAAAAAATGGCCCGGGGGGCCCGGTACAATTCCGCGCTGCGGTTTTCCGCCGCCAATTCAGGGATTATCGTGGTGGTGGTGTCTGCGGATCGTCCAGTGTCCATCATTTACAACGGCATTGAAATCAGTGCGTTCAGCGACTGGCGGCCCATGAGTCAACATATCCCGGAACCTGTGGTTCTGGAAAATTATTTAAATGGAGTGCTTTTATGA
- a CDS encoding glycoside hydrolase family 3 N-terminal domain-containing protein, with the protein MDKMIRHLAGQRLMLGFNGTKFNKDLETIIREYQAGGIILFKPNIVSPDQVAALCARAQAYAASLNLPPLFIAVDQEGGAVSRLSPPFTQFDGNPLIRTREQAAAFARITAGELKQAGINMNLAPVMDVVPPGTDSIMKTRAFPGNAEAVADLGTTVIQTLQSSGIMAVAKHFPGIGRTVLDSHHHLPELDVELSELKAVDLLPFEAAVRADAAGIMISHILYPRLDPRWQASLSKAIAHDLIRHTLGFDGLVLTDDLDMKAIDQDMDVCMARILASEIDLALICHQGPDIEKAVMALTRQLSSDPKARASGRMCVQRIYRYKEAYLGWKKPDRL; encoded by the coding sequence ATGGATAAAATGATCCGGCACCTGGCCGGCCAGCGGTTGATGCTGGGATTCAACGGGACAAAATTCAACAAGGATCTGGAAACCATTATCCGTGAGTATCAGGCCGGGGGCATTATTTTGTTTAAGCCCAATATCGTTTCCCCGGATCAGGTGGCCGCCCTGTGCGCCCGTGCCCAGGCATATGCCGCATCCTTGAATCTGCCTCCGCTGTTCATTGCCGTGGACCAGGAGGGCGGGGCCGTGTCCCGGCTTTCGCCCCCGTTCACCCAGTTTGACGGCAACCCGTTGATCCGAACCCGGGAACAGGCAGCCGCCTTTGCCCGGATCACGGCCGGAGAACTCAAGCAGGCCGGGATCAACATGAATCTGGCGCCGGTCATGGATGTGGTGCCCCCGGGCACGGATTCCATCATGAAAACCCGGGCGTTTCCCGGAAACGCTGAGGCCGTGGCGGATCTGGGCACCACCGTGATCCAGACCCTGCAATCATCGGGTATCATGGCCGTGGCCAAGCATTTTCCGGGCATCGGCCGCACCGTGCTGGATTCCCACCATCATCTGCCTGAACTGGATGTGGAACTGTCTGAACTAAAGGCCGTGGACCTGCTTCCCTTTGAGGCGGCCGTGCGTGCGGATGCGGCCGGTATCATGATCTCCCATATCCTGTACCCCCGGCTGGATCCCCGGTGGCAGGCCAGCCTGTCCAAGGCCATTGCCCATGATTTGATCCGGCACACCCTGGGATTTGACGGCCTGGTACTCACGGATGATCTGGATATGAAAGCCATTGATCAGGATATGGATGTCTGCATGGCCCGGATTCTGGCATCTGAAATTGATCTGGCTCTGATCTGTCACCAGGGGCCGGACATTGAAAAAGCCGTCATGGCCCTGACCCGGCAGCTGTCATCCGACCCCAAAGCCCGGGCATCCGGCCGGATGTGCGTTCAAAGAATATACCGGTACAAGGAAGCGTACTTAGGATGGAAAAAACCGGATCGTTTGTGA
- the tsaD gene encoding tRNA (adenosine(37)-N6)-threonylcarbamoyltransferase complex transferase subunit TsaD, with protein MIVLGIESSCDETAAAVVDGHNRILSSVIASQVDAHRPYGGVVPELASRMHVQAITPVVTRAMDEANLSIQDIDGVAATRGPGLVGALLVGFTFAKAFAWAKNLPFAGVNHLEAHIHSLLLCRPAPEFPFIALVVSGGHTNIYHVVSDNRFELMGQTRDDAAGEAFDKVAKTLGLGYPGGPVIEAMARDRDPGDIVFPRSLLEKGSFDFSFSGLKSAVARYVHEHPVQTRDDKARVAAAFQAAVVDVVCEKLVAAAQSRHCRQIGISGGVSANQTLVAALTRRAARYQIEVIAPPVSLCGDNAAMVAARGAVMIRDGHLCGLDKDVFSRALNLSA; from the coding sequence ATGATTGTTCTGGGTATTGAATCGTCGTGTGATGAAACCGCCGCCGCCGTCGTAGACGGACACAACCGGATTCTGTCTTCAGTGATCGCATCCCAGGTGGATGCGCACAGACCTTATGGCGGCGTGGTTCCGGAGCTGGCCTCCCGCATGCATGTCCAGGCCATCACCCCCGTGGTGACCCGGGCCATGGATGAGGCCAACCTGTCGATTCAAGATATTGACGGGGTGGCGGCCACCCGGGGACCCGGGCTTGTGGGGGCGCTCCTGGTGGGATTTACCTTTGCCAAAGCCTTTGCCTGGGCCAAAAACCTGCCTTTTGCCGGGGTCAATCACCTGGAAGCCCATATTCATTCCCTGCTGTTATGCCGGCCGGCCCCTGAGTTTCCCTTTATCGCCCTGGTGGTGTCGGGCGGACATACCAATATTTATCATGTGGTTTCCGACAACCGGTTTGAACTGATGGGCCAGACCCGGGACGATGCCGCCGGAGAAGCCTTTGACAAAGTCGCCAAAACCTTGGGACTGGGATATCCCGGAGGTCCCGTGATCGAGGCGATGGCCAGGGACCGTGACCCCGGGGATATTGTGTTTCCCAGGTCCCTGCTGGAAAAAGGCAGTTTTGATTTCAGTTTTTCAGGGCTTAAATCCGCCGTGGCCCGGTATGTTCATGAGCATCCGGTTCAAACCCGTGACGATAAAGCCCGGGTGGCGGCCGCATTCCAGGCGGCAGTCGTCGATGTGGTGTGCGAAAAACTGGTGGCGGCAGCCCAATCCCGGCACTGCCGGCAGATCGGTATTTCCGGCGGGGTGTCCGCCAACCAGACCCTGGTGGCGGCCCTGACCCGCCGGGCGGCCCGGTATCAGATTGAAGTCATTGCCCCGCCCGTGTCTTTGTGCGGGGACAATGCCGCCATGGTGGCGGCCCGGGGCGCGGTCATGATCCGGGACGGCCATCTCTGCGGCCTGGATAAGGACGTGTTTTCCAGGGCCCTGAACCTGTCTGCCTGA
- the purM gene encoding phosphoribosylformylglycinamidine cyclo-ligase, with translation MNDSLTYADAGVDIDKANQLVDRIKDIARSTPRSGVMGEIGGFGGLFSLNLSNIPNPVLVSSTDGVGTKLKIAFLMDRHDTIGIDLVAMCVNDIIVQGAKPLFFLDYLAMGRLDNTVAEQIIKGIAKGCTKAGCALIGGETAEMPGIYQPGEYDLSGFSVGIVDNNKIIDGSYIRPGHQLIGLGSSGVHSNGFSLVRKIFFDHCKFDVHTHMPELGTTLGEELLRPTTIYVPSIHNLMRDLPVHGLAHITGGGIDENIIRVIPDACKILIRKNAWERPRIFDLLQSSGHVSDAEMHRTFNNGIGMILVIPEKSTEDVMDRLKAMNEPAFFIGEVTDRKNNEAQVQWI, from the coding sequence ATGAATGATTCTTTAACATATGCAGATGCCGGGGTTGATATCGACAAAGCCAACCAGCTGGTGGACCGGATCAAGGATATTGCCCGATCCACTCCCAGATCCGGTGTCATGGGAGAAATCGGCGGATTCGGCGGCCTGTTTTCTCTCAATCTGTCCAATATACCCAATCCCGTACTGGTCAGTTCCACGGACGGGGTGGGCACCAAACTGAAAATTGCATTTCTCATGGACCGGCATGACACCATCGGCATCGATCTGGTGGCCATGTGCGTCAACGACATCATTGTCCAGGGCGCCAAACCGTTGTTTTTTCTGGATTACCTGGCCATGGGCCGGCTGGACAACACCGTGGCGGAACAGATCATCAAAGGCATTGCCAAAGGCTGCACCAAAGCCGGATGCGCGCTGATCGGCGGGGAAACCGCTGAAATGCCGGGGATTTATCAACCCGGTGAATATGATCTGTCCGGGTTTTCCGTGGGCATTGTGGACAACAATAAAATTATCGACGGCTCCTACATCCGTCCGGGACATCAGCTCATCGGCTTAGGGTCCAGCGGTGTTCATTCCAATGGATTTTCTTTGGTCAGAAAAATATTTTTCGATCACTGCAAATTTGATGTACACACCCACATGCCGGAACTGGGCACCACGCTGGGAGAGGAACTGCTGCGGCCCACCACCATTTATGTGCCCTCTATCCACAATCTGATGCGGGATCTGCCCGTTCACGGACTGGCCCATATCACGGGGGGCGGCATTGATGAAAACATCATCCGGGTGATTCCGGATGCCTGCAAAATCCTGATCCGAAAAAATGCCTGGGAAAGACCGCGCATATTTGACCTGCTCCAGTCTTCCGGCCATGTGTCGGATGCTGAGATGCACCGGACCTTTAACAACGGCATCGGCATGATTCTGGTGATTCCGGAAAAATCGACCGAAGACGTCATGGACCGGCTCAAGGCCATGAATGAGCCGGCGTTTTTCATCGGTGAAGTCACGGACAGAAAAAATAATGAAGCACAGGTCCAGTGGATCTGA